A region of Aulosira sp. FACHB-615 DNA encodes the following proteins:
- a CDS encoding helix-turn-helix transcriptional regulator, with protein sequence MRELREKQGLRTVDVASRLKIGESTVRNWEKGRTIPKLRVDQLEELLELYGCTFEEFMQSVKLINSKAD encoded by the coding sequence ATGAGAGAGCTAAGAGAAAAACAGGGATTGAGAACAGTTGATGTTGCCAGTAGGTTAAAAATAGGCGAGTCAACTGTGAGGAATTGGGAGAAAGGAAGAACAATCCCGAAACTTAGGGTTGATCAGCTTGAGGAGTTGCTTGAGTTGTATGGCTGCACATTTGAGGAGTTCATGCAGTCGGTAAAACTTATAAATAGCAAAGCAGACTAA